The following coding sequences are from one Sesamum indicum cultivar Zhongzhi No. 13 linkage group LG11, S_indicum_v1.0, whole genome shotgun sequence window:
- the LOC105173176 gene encoding transcription factor MYB3 isoform X1 encodes MLSSSLALFFLCGNCAVCLQELIEKFWDFCSVCLLMGRKPCCDKKGLKKGPWTPEEDEKLVEYINKNGHGSWRSLPKLAGLLRCGKSCRLRWTNYLRPDIKRGPFTVEEEKLVIQLHSILGNRWAAIASQLPGRTDNEIKNLWNTHLKKQLLQMGIDPQTHKPSSTAKGPLNCLLSSLSTCHMTQWESARLEAEVRLSRQSLLLIPQSAGNKSEADFFLQLWNSDVGETFRKLDKRENATSQSPISSSSTKYDKLSGTVTEMALLAAGSNLNDDAECKSGKSCVEDGRPGSDSSSSNEMEDSSESELQLLLNFPSNDDMSLLGQTDCYYSLYPGIFTESTFN; translated from the exons ATGCTTTCATCTTCACTTGCTCTCTTCTTCTTGTGTGGTAACTG TGCTGTTTGTCTACAAGAATTAATAGAGAAATTTTGGGATTTTTGCTCTGTGTGTCTCTTGATGGGGAGGAAACCATGTTGTGATAAGAAGGGGTTGAAGAAGGGGCCTTGGACTCCTGAAGAAGATGAGAAATTGGTGGAGTATATCAACAAGAATGGGCATGGGAGTTGGCGTTCTCTCCCCAAACTTGCAG GACTTCTTCGTTGCGGGAAGAGTTGCAGGCTACGTTGGACCAACTATCTCAGACCAGACATCAAAAGAGGTCCCTTTActgttgaagaagagaagcTTGTCATACAGCTGCATAGCATTCTTGGAAATAG GTGGGCCGCCATTGCATCTCAACTCCCCGGTAGGACAGATAATGAGATCAAGAATTTGTGGAACACACATCTGAAAAAACAACTGCTTCAGATGGGCATTGATCCCCAGACTCATAAGCCCTCCTCGACAGCCAAGGGGCCGTTGAATTGTCTACTTTCGTCTCTTTCCACCTGTCACATGACACAGTGGGAGAGCGCTAGACTAGAAGCTGAAGTTCGTCTTTCCAGGCAATCACTGTTGTTGATTCCACAATCGGCCGGAAACAAATCAGAGGCtgattttttcttacaattgTGGAATTCCGATGTTGGAGAAACATTTCGGAAGCTGGACAAGAGAGAAAATGCTACTTCTCAAAGTCCCATCTCGTCTTCATCTACAAAGTACGATAAGTTATCAGGAACTGTTACAGAAATGGCGCTTCTTGCAGCAGGGAGCAACCTAAACGATGATGCAGAGTGCAAGAGTGGCAAGTCGTGTGTTGAAGATGGGCGGCCAGGATCAGATTCCAGCAGCTCAAATGAAATGGAGGATTCATCTGAATCTGAGCTACAGCTGCTTTTGAATTTTCCCAGTAACGATGACATGAGCTTGTTAGGACAAACTGATTGTTACTACAGCTTATATCCTGGCATTTTTACTGAAAGCACCTTCAATTAA
- the LOC105173176 gene encoding myb-related protein Pp2 isoform X2, whose product MQREHSTKPIKCFHLHLLSSSCVVTGLLRCGKSCRLRWTNYLRPDIKRGPFTVEEEKLVIQLHSILGNRWAAIASQLPGRTDNEIKNLWNTHLKKQLLQMGIDPQTHKPSSTAKGPLNCLLSSLSTCHMTQWESARLEAEVRLSRQSLLLIPQSAGNKSEADFFLQLWNSDVGETFRKLDKRENATSQSPISSSSTKYDKLSGTVTEMALLAAGSNLNDDAECKSGKSCVEDGRPGSDSSSSNEMEDSSESELQLLLNFPSNDDMSLLGQTDCYYSLYPGIFTESTFN is encoded by the exons ATGCAGAGAGAGCATTCAACAAAGCCCATTAAATGCTTTCATCTTCACTTGCTCTCTTCTTCTTGTGTGGTAACTG GACTTCTTCGTTGCGGGAAGAGTTGCAGGCTACGTTGGACCAACTATCTCAGACCAGACATCAAAAGAGGTCCCTTTActgttgaagaagagaagcTTGTCATACAGCTGCATAGCATTCTTGGAAATAG GTGGGCCGCCATTGCATCTCAACTCCCCGGTAGGACAGATAATGAGATCAAGAATTTGTGGAACACACATCTGAAAAAACAACTGCTTCAGATGGGCATTGATCCCCAGACTCATAAGCCCTCCTCGACAGCCAAGGGGCCGTTGAATTGTCTACTTTCGTCTCTTTCCACCTGTCACATGACACAGTGGGAGAGCGCTAGACTAGAAGCTGAAGTTCGTCTTTCCAGGCAATCACTGTTGTTGATTCCACAATCGGCCGGAAACAAATCAGAGGCtgattttttcttacaattgTGGAATTCCGATGTTGGAGAAACATTTCGGAAGCTGGACAAGAGAGAAAATGCTACTTCTCAAAGTCCCATCTCGTCTTCATCTACAAAGTACGATAAGTTATCAGGAACTGTTACAGAAATGGCGCTTCTTGCAGCAGGGAGCAACCTAAACGATGATGCAGAGTGCAAGAGTGGCAAGTCGTGTGTTGAAGATGGGCGGCCAGGATCAGATTCCAGCAGCTCAAATGAAATGGAGGATTCATCTGAATCTGAGCTACAGCTGCTTTTGAATTTTCCCAGTAACGATGACATGAGCTTGTTAGGACAAACTGATTGTTACTACAGCTTATATCCTGGCATTTTTACTGAAAGCACCTTCAATTAA